A part of Gadus morhua chromosome 17, gadMor3.0, whole genome shotgun sequence genomic DNA contains:
- the tex261 gene encoding protein TEX261, which translates to MWFIYLLSWLSLVIQISFVTLAIAAGLYYLAELIEEYTVATRRIIKYMIMFSTGVLASLYLFEGFPALNVAVGLFTNLVYFGLLQTFPYILLSSPNFILSCVLVVVNHYMAFQYFAEEYYPFSEVLAYFTICLWIIPFSFFVSLSAGENVLPSTMQQGDDVVSNYFTKGKRGKRSSILSMFSFLKEAVLPSRQKMY; encoded by the exons atgtggtttatttatttactaagCTGGCTGTCGCTGGTGATCCAAATATCCTTCGTTACTCTAGCGATCG CTGCAGGTCTCTATTACTTGGCAGAACTTATAGAGGAATACACAGTGGCCACGCGCCGAATAATAAAGTACATGATAATG TTCTCCACAGGGGTCCTGGCCTCCCTGTATCTGTTTGAGGGCTTCCCTGCACTGAATGTGGCCGTGGGTCTCTTCACCAACCTGGTGTATTTTGGCCTCCTACAGACCTTCCCTTATATACTGCTGAGCTCGCCCAACTTTATACTTTCCTGCG TGCTGGTGGTGGTCAACCACTACATGGCTTTCCAGTACTTTGCAGAGGAGTACTACCCCTTCTCGGAG GTGCTGGCCTACTTCACCATCTGCCTGTGGATCatccccttctccttcttcgTGTCCCTGTCGGCGGGGGAGAACGTCCTTCCTTCGACCATGCAGCAAGGAG ACGATGTGGTGTCCAACTACTTCACCAAGGGCAAGCGAGGCAAGAGGTCCAGCATCCTGTCCATGTTCTCCTTCCTCAAGGAGGCCGTGCTGCCCAGCCGACAGAAGATGTACTGA
- the ankrd53 gene encoding ankyrin repeat domain-containing protein 53 isoform X2, producing MCKACVKACKTCVNRYHGYKQQIRATTNPSGAQSEQKSMSRALPKDDQFKAAAAGDPEWLTLSLKHAVALLDTDEHGVSALHVACLHGQLTCVKLLLESGLVDINGGCGQGRRPVHMVLSTQSSPNTSACLEYLLDRGADVNVSTTSAVTPLHSAAAEGMLACTKMLVRARADVHACDKNGHTPLDMARSYCHRYLKDCMWKANKKRELEMKRQVPILYRDLVLMSKLDEGREKTRRRALIEKKTEEWASRKGLGPPPDPPASSSLVSQFHRQCLLSEPPESRPKPRAQTRAQQGDPRQRWNTSTHTTRSPPPPPTSVSKPPQAVRMDDQPTESPSPEPDLRGWVTLSKATDGGHHHEYTTRWESSPCRAPDLPLDALERGLFPRAFPGRMASPRDYRPWSILDQPRLGVPPGQGGASPWTEVALHLPDVLEPGHY from the exons ATGTGTAAAGCATGCGTAAAAGCATGTAAAACATGCGTCAATCGTTACCATGGTTATAAGCAACAAATCCGTGCAACAACAAATCCCTCAGGCGCACAGAGTGAACAGAAGTCAATGTCGAG AGCTCTTCCGAAAGACGACCAGTTCAAAGCGGCGGCGGCTGGGGACCCCGAATGGCTGACCCTCAGCCTGAAACACGCGGTGGCACTGCTGGACACAGACGAACAC GGTGTGTCTGCGCTCCACGTGGCCTGTCTCCACGGTCAGTTGACGTGCGTAAAGCTGCTCCTGGAATCCGGCCTCGTGGACATCAACGGCGGCTGCGGTCAGGGCAGACGGCCCGTCCACATGGTCCTGTCCACCCAGAGCTCACCCAACACCTCCGCCTGCCTCGAGTACCTGCTGGACCGCGGCGCTGATGTCAACGT CTCTACTACCTCCGCGGTCACCCCGCTGCACTCGGCAGCGGCCGAGGGCATGCTAGCTTGCACGAAGATGCTGGTGCGAGCCCGGGCGGACGTGCACGCATGTGACAAGAACGGGCACACCCCACTGGACATGGCACGCTCCTACTGTCACAG GTATCTCAAAGACTGTATGTGGAAAgccaacaaaaagagagagctagagatgAAGAGGCAGGTGCCGATCCTCTACCGGGACCTAGTGCTCATGAGCAAACTGGACGAAGGCAGAGAGAAA ACGAGGAGGCGGGCGTTGATTGAGAAGAAGACGGAGGAGTGGGCTAGCAGGAAAGGCCTAGGGCCCCCCCCGGACCCGCCGGCCAGCAGCAGCCTTGTCAGCCAGTTCCACCGGCAGTGCCTCCTCTCTGAGCCTCCAGAGAGCCGACCCAAGCCTCGGGCCCAGACACGGGCGCAGCAAGGAGACCCTAGGCAGCGCTGGAACACCTCGACCCACACCACCAGGtcgcctcctccacccccgaCCTCCGTCTCCAAACCCCCCCAGGCGGTCCGCATGGACGACCAACCCACGGAGAGCCCCTCTCCGGAGCCGGACCTGCGGGGCTGGGTCACCCTGTCCAAGGCCACCGACGGGGGGCACCACCACGAGTACACCACCCGGTGGGAGAGCTCCCCCTGCCGGGCCCCCGACCTGCCGCTGGACGCCCTGGAGAGGGGCCTGTTCCCCAGGGCCTTCCCCGGGAGGATGGCCTCCCCGCGGGACTACCGGCCCTGGAGCATCCTGGACCAGCCGCGCCTCGGGGTCCCCCCAGGACAGGGCGGCGCCTCCCCCTGGACAGAGGTGGCGCTGCACCTGCCGGACGTCCTGGAGCCCGGACACTACTGA
- the ankrd53 gene encoding ankyrin repeat domain-containing protein 53 isoform X1, translated as MCKACVKACKTCVNRYHGYKQQIRATTNPSGAQSEQKSMSRALPKDDQFKAAAAGDPEWLTLSLKHAVALLDTDEHGVSALHVACLHGQLTCVKLLLESGLVDINGGCGQGRRPVHMVLSTQSSPNTSACLEYLLDRGADVNVSTTSAVTPLHSAAAEGMLACTKMLVRARADVHACDKNGHTPLDMARSYCHRLVARYLKDCMWKANKKRELEMKRQVPILYRDLVLMSKLDEGREKTRRRALIEKKTEEWASRKGLGPPPDPPASSSLVSQFHRQCLLSEPPESRPKPRAQTRAQQGDPRQRWNTSTHTTRSPPPPPTSVSKPPQAVRMDDQPTESPSPEPDLRGWVTLSKATDGGHHHEYTTRWESSPCRAPDLPLDALERGLFPRAFPGRMASPRDYRPWSILDQPRLGVPPGQGGASPWTEVALHLPDVLEPGHY; from the exons ATGTGTAAAGCATGCGTAAAAGCATGTAAAACATGCGTCAATCGTTACCATGGTTATAAGCAACAAATCCGTGCAACAACAAATCCCTCAGGCGCACAGAGTGAACAGAAGTCAATGTCGAG AGCTCTTCCGAAAGACGACCAGTTCAAAGCGGCGGCGGCTGGGGACCCCGAATGGCTGACCCTCAGCCTGAAACACGCGGTGGCACTGCTGGACACAGACGAACAC GGTGTGTCTGCGCTCCACGTGGCCTGTCTCCACGGTCAGTTGACGTGCGTAAAGCTGCTCCTGGAATCCGGCCTCGTGGACATCAACGGCGGCTGCGGTCAGGGCAGACGGCCCGTCCACATGGTCCTGTCCACCCAGAGCTCACCCAACACCTCCGCCTGCCTCGAGTACCTGCTGGACCGCGGCGCTGATGTCAACGT CTCTACTACCTCCGCGGTCACCCCGCTGCACTCGGCAGCGGCCGAGGGCATGCTAGCTTGCACGAAGATGCTGGTGCGAGCCCGGGCGGACGTGCACGCATGTGACAAGAACGGGCACACCCCACTGGACATGGCACGCTCCTACTGTCACAGGTTGGTGGCACG GTATCTCAAAGACTGTATGTGGAAAgccaacaaaaagagagagctagagatgAAGAGGCAGGTGCCGATCCTCTACCGGGACCTAGTGCTCATGAGCAAACTGGACGAAGGCAGAGAGAAA ACGAGGAGGCGGGCGTTGATTGAGAAGAAGACGGAGGAGTGGGCTAGCAGGAAAGGCCTAGGGCCCCCCCCGGACCCGCCGGCCAGCAGCAGCCTTGTCAGCCAGTTCCACCGGCAGTGCCTCCTCTCTGAGCCTCCAGAGAGCCGACCCAAGCCTCGGGCCCAGACACGGGCGCAGCAAGGAGACCCTAGGCAGCGCTGGAACACCTCGACCCACACCACCAGGtcgcctcctccacccccgaCCTCCGTCTCCAAACCCCCCCAGGCGGTCCGCATGGACGACCAACCCACGGAGAGCCCCTCTCCGGAGCCGGACCTGCGGGGCTGGGTCACCCTGTCCAAGGCCACCGACGGGGGGCACCACCACGAGTACACCACCCGGTGGGAGAGCTCCCCCTGCCGGGCCCCCGACCTGCCGCTGGACGCCCTGGAGAGGGGCCTGTTCCCCAGGGCCTTCCCCGGGAGGATGGCCTCCCCGCGGGACTACCGGCCCTGGAGCATCCTGGACCAGCCGCGCCTCGGGGTCCCCCCAGGACAGGGCGGCGCCTCCCCCTGGACAGAGGTGGCGCTGCACCTGCCGGACGTCCTGGAGCCCGGACACTACTGA